The Aythya fuligula isolate bAytFul2 chromosome 5, bAytFul2.pri, whole genome shotgun sequence sequence GCCGACCATGCTGCCGGTGCCGTACCAGGTGGCCACGCTGGTGGTGGTGCCGCGGTAGGTGGAGGAGCGCGCCGGGTCGAAGCGCCGGTGGTTGGCTGCAGCGACGGGAGAGCTGAGACCCACCCACCCGGGGGTCCCCGGCGTCCCCCAACCCCGTGACACTCACCGCAGGCCCGGCTGGAGCAGTACACCGAGGGCACCCACAGGTTGGCTGAGCCGGTGTCGAAGATGACGGAGAACTCCTGCGGTGGCGTGCCGATGGAGATGGTGCCCACGTACTCCAGCTGCCAACAAAGGGCAccgagtgtgtgtgtgtgtgtgtgtcactgcccccagccccctccaaACTGTCCATATCCCCCCCCAcatgtccccgtgtccctgcaCTGGGGTTCCCTGCCAAGCACTCACGTCCATGTAGTTTGCCAGGGGCTCGGTGGCGGCGGTGGGGTGATacctggctgctggggagggggtctgctgcagcaggacgctccccagcaccccgccATCCAGCAGTGCTCGCCGCAGCGATTTCCTCCGGTGCAGGCTGACCCTGCATGAAAGGCTGATGCTGAGCACGGGGACGGACGGGTTTGGGTCCTGGGGTCCTCCTGCCCCGACCGCCGGTGTCCCCCTCACCTGGTCTCCAGGGTGTGGgcaaccaccaccacccccagcagccacagccacctCATGGCGCAGGGACGTGGTGCGGTGGCACCGGGGCACCTGCCCTTATGCCTGAGGGCACGGAGGCGTTTCCGGATGAGGCGTGCCAGGCACCCCGATAAGCCAGCCCATGCACCCCGGTTGGTGGCATGGCTCAGCACTTATCGGCAGCCTCCGGCCCCCAGCGAGCGAGGTGTGGGGTGTTTGCACAGCCGGGGGCACCgcggggagcaggcaggggctgtgccaccGGTGGGACCCGGAGGTGGCACCGGGCAGCATCTGCCACCATCCCCTGCATCCCCAGGCAGAGGTGCTGGATGCCCTCTGCACACGCAGGAGCCACGTGTGGCttgccaggggctggggaagagccACCCAGGAGCTCTCGGGGGCTCAGCATCCTGTGCCGGCCCTCCTGGCGAGCTGTGTGCCAGGAACAAACACGGCGTGGGCGAGCCGTGCCAGCGCGGCAGCGGCTTGTCCCTGATAAACACCCAGCCAGCAGCGCTCCTGGGCAGCATCCGCCGCGGCAGGGGGTCACCTCCCCGCGCTGAGATCCCACCCAGCATGACCTCAGCCCGACATTATGGGGCCACAGCCTGCCCACGCCGCGGGGATGTGGGGCCCGGTCCAGCCCTTTCCAGAGAAACTCAGCACGCGGATGCTTTTCCATGGCTTTATTGTGCGCAGTGACAGCACCAGGGGGGGGCAGGAGCGCAGGGGCCGGCCTGGCCTGGGGGAGTGTGCGCTCAGGCCAGCGGGGACAGCCCCACCTTGTTGTTGGCCCTGTCGAAGATGACGTAGTACTCGCGGATGAAGACGTCCCCGAGGATCCAGAGCTCGCCCGACTCGGTGGGGGTGTCCATGCCTTCGATGCCGAGGCTGCAGAACCCATCGCTCTGCAGCCGAAGATGTGGACAAAGATGGTCACCAGCtgcccggacccccccccccacacacacacctcccccTGCAGGgtccatccctgtccctgtccctgtccccgcgGGGTGCTCACCTCTATCACGTAGGCATTGGCTGGCACGGTGAATTTCTTGCCGTTGATTTTGAAGGCGATGTCGGGCAGGCTGCTGACGGCGCTGCAGCTGATCTGCAGTGGGGATGGGGTCAGCAGCCACCCTGACACAGCTGCTTGTCCCATGGGGACCAGCAGCCGGTTGGCTTTGGCCATCAGAAGGGACAAAACAAGGGGTCCCCAACAGTCCCATGCTCCCCGCCCGCCTCACCTCGCCTTCGGAGTTGGCACCCAGGGCTTTATAGATGCGTTTGAGGGCGAGGgtgggcacagccagcagcGAGGTGCCGGTGTCCACGATGGCCTGGCAGCTGAAATAGCAGGCGACGGACCTCTCGCCGACGAAGACTCTGCAGGAGACAGAGGGTGAGCTCCCGGAGGGGCCAGGGGCCGAGCGCCCACAGCGTCACCTCCAGGAGTACCTCTCCATGGTGATCTGCCAGTAGGTTTCGGCGGAGAGCGGGATCCAGCTGATGCCATTGGTGGTGTAGGCAGGGTCAATGCCACCGAAGAGGACGAAGCTGCCGCTCTTGTCGTCCCTGAAGGGGGGAACCATCAGACACAGCCGTCCCGTGGCTCAGGACCCCGTGCTGCCGAGGGGAGAACGtcccctggcagggctgggcggCTCCGCAGGGCTTACTTGCTCAGGTAGACGGAGAAGAGGTCCTCAGCCACCAGGCCCTGGCTCATCATGTTGTCAAAGACAGGGGTGGCCCCggaggaggagatgctgggGAAAGCCAGCCCCAGGATGCCGTCGAAGGGGGAGTAGTAGAAGATGGTGCCGGGCTCGGTCTCAGCCAGCCCAAAGATCTGGTTGGCGACCTGGATGCTCGAGACCTGGTCAGAGAGACAGGGAGAAGGGGACAGGCTGGGTTGGGGCGCAcggtgtccccgtgtccccgtgccccATGGGACGGGCAGCCAGCCGGCCGCTGCCTTACGGTGACGGTGTCGTAGCCCAGGATGCCGGTCATGCTGCCGGTGCCATAGGCAATGGAGACGCTTTCGTTGGTGCTCACGAAGGTGGAGGACTCGGAGGGGTTGAAGCGCTTGTGGTTTTCTGCGGGTACGGGAGAGGGACAGTCACGGCCTGTCCCAACACCCTGCTGCCACTGCGGCACGGGGCTGGCTGCGTCCCCAGCGCTcggcacccccagggacggggacacctcctgcagcccaccCGGGggt is a genomic window containing:
- the LOC116490160 gene encoding pepsin A-like: MKLLLLLGLVALAQCLPSKIPLRKMKSLRQRLEEQGLLEHFLKQHPHNQASKYFPILAGTTSSEPLQNYMNNEYYGTISIGTPAQEFTVIFDTGSSNLWVPSVYCSSRACENHKRFNPSESSTFVSTNESVSIAYGTGSMTGILGYDTVTVSSIQVANQIFGLAETEPGTIFYYSPFDGILGLAFPSISSSGATPVFDNMMSQGLVAEDLFSVYLSKDDKSGSFVLFGGIDPAYTTNGISWIPLSAETYWQITMERVFVGERSVACYFSCQAIVDTGTSLLAVPTLALKRIYKALGANSEGEISCSAVSSLPDIAFKINGKKFTVPANAYVIESDGFCSLGIEGMDTPTESGELWILGDVFIREYYVIFDRANNKVGLSPLA